From a region of the Tenggerimyces flavus genome:
- the ruvX gene encoding Holliday junction resolvase RuvX, which translates to MAVDVGTVRIGVARSDPSGFLAVPVETVRRGDGDLERLATLAAEYEILEVVVGLPLSLSGKEGPSAQAARDFAGALAGRVAPIPVRLVDERLSSVSAQQAFHASGVDTRGARGRLDQAAAVVILQSALDAERSTGNPAGEVVPGGTESQDKGTNVTGPKR; encoded by the coding sequence TTGGCCGTCGATGTCGGCACGGTCCGGATCGGGGTCGCACGGAGCGATCCGTCCGGGTTCCTCGCGGTTCCGGTCGAAACGGTGCGCCGCGGCGACGGTGACCTCGAACGGCTGGCCACTTTGGCCGCGGAGTACGAGATCCTCGAGGTCGTCGTCGGCCTGCCGCTCTCGCTCTCGGGGAAGGAAGGGCCGTCGGCGCAGGCCGCGAGGGACTTCGCCGGTGCCCTCGCCGGGCGTGTCGCTCCCATCCCGGTGCGGCTCGTTGACGAGAGACTGTCGTCGGTGAGTGCCCAGCAGGCCTTCCACGCGAGTGGTGTGGACACGCGCGGGGCCCGTGGCCGGCTTGACCAGGCCGCCGCCGTGGTTATTCTGCAGAGCGCCCTCGACGCAGAACGGAGCACCGGGAATCCGGCCGGCGAGGTCGTACCAGGGGGCACAGAATCACAAGATAAAGGGACGAACGTGACCGGACCGAAGCGGTGA
- the alaS gene encoding alanine--tRNA ligase: METAEIRRRFLSFFEERGHTAVPSASLLLDDPNLLFVNAGMVQFKPYLLGQETPPYPRATSVQKCVRTLDIEEVGKTTRHNTFFQMNGNFSFGDYFKERAIELAWDLCTRPENEGGFGLDESKLWVSVYLEDDEAARIWTQKIGISPNRLVRMGMADNFWSMGVPGPCGPCSEIHLDRGPEYGPDGGPEFDLGGDRFLEFWNLVFMQYERGDGPGKEGYPILGELPAKNIDTGMGLERMAFLLQGVDNNYETDEIYPVLDRAADLAGRKYGDDHDTDVRLRVVADHVRSALMIVGDGVTPGNEGRGYVLRRIIRRAVRQMRLLGYEDHAMPELLPVSLGRMKNSYPELQQEWERIHTVIDGEEEAFRQTLRSGTQIFDLAVDETKKAGGSSLAGAQVFQLHDTFGFPFDLTLEMAAERGLSVDEEGFRRLMTEQRQRAKDDARSKKTGHADLSAFRGIADSLGRQVEFTGYDEVDSDASIAGLLMDGAPVTVAREGDMVDVVLDRSPFYAEGGGQLADEGLIELANGALIEVHDVQSPLTGLIVHRAKVARGEVVTGAAAHAAVDIERRRAISRAHTATHMVHKAFREALGESAAQAGSENAPGRFRFDFTSSGPVPPAVLAEAEERVNALLLADLAVTAEVMPIAEARSMGAMALFGEKYGTEVRVVSVGDWARELCGGTHAGRSGQLGVVKLLGESSIGSGVRRVEALVGADAYRFLAREHVLVAQLSEALKARPEELPDRVAGIVERLRVAEKELERVRVQQVLAAAGELAANPIDVFGVAYVGTVVEGAGGNDLRKLALDIRGRMANDRPAVVTVVGTANDRPSVVIALNDQAQAWRLSAGDLVKVAAGTLGGSGGGKADVAQGGGTDPSKAADAVREVESAIGAKVTSG; the protein is encoded by the coding sequence ATGGAGACCGCGGAGATCCGCCGTCGGTTCCTGTCGTTCTTCGAAGAACGCGGTCACACCGCCGTCCCGAGCGCCTCGCTGCTGCTCGACGATCCCAACCTGCTGTTCGTCAATGCCGGCATGGTGCAGTTCAAGCCGTACCTGCTCGGCCAGGAGACGCCGCCGTACCCGCGCGCCACCAGCGTGCAGAAGTGCGTCCGCACCCTCGACATCGAGGAGGTCGGCAAGACCACGCGGCACAACACGTTCTTCCAGATGAACGGCAACTTCTCCTTCGGCGACTACTTCAAGGAACGCGCGATCGAGCTCGCGTGGGACCTGTGCACGCGCCCGGAGAACGAGGGCGGCTTCGGCCTCGACGAGTCCAAGCTCTGGGTCTCGGTCTACCTCGAGGACGACGAGGCCGCGCGCATCTGGACCCAGAAGATCGGCATCTCGCCGAATCGCCTTGTCCGCATGGGCATGGCCGACAACTTCTGGTCGATGGGCGTCCCCGGCCCCTGCGGTCCGTGCAGCGAGATCCACCTCGACCGCGGCCCGGAGTACGGTCCCGACGGCGGCCCCGAGTTCGACCTCGGCGGCGACCGGTTCCTGGAGTTCTGGAACCTCGTCTTCATGCAGTACGAGCGCGGCGACGGCCCGGGCAAGGAGGGCTACCCGATCCTGGGCGAGCTCCCCGCCAAGAACATCGACACCGGCATGGGCTTGGAGCGCATGGCGTTCCTGCTGCAGGGCGTCGACAACAACTACGAGACCGACGAGATCTACCCGGTCCTCGACCGCGCCGCCGACCTCGCCGGCCGCAAGTACGGCGACGACCACGACACCGACGTCCGTCTCCGGGTGGTCGCTGACCACGTCAGGTCCGCGCTGATGATCGTCGGCGACGGCGTGACCCCCGGCAACGAGGGCCGCGGCTACGTCCTGCGCAGGATCATCCGCCGCGCCGTACGCCAGATGCGCCTGCTGGGCTACGAGGACCACGCGATGCCGGAGCTGCTCCCGGTGAGCCTCGGGCGGATGAAGAACTCCTACCCCGAGCTCCAGCAGGAGTGGGAGCGCATCCACACCGTGATCGACGGCGAGGAGGAGGCGTTCCGCCAGACGCTCCGCAGCGGCACGCAGATCTTCGACCTCGCGGTCGACGAGACGAAGAAGGCCGGCGGCAGCAGCCTGGCCGGCGCGCAGGTCTTCCAGCTGCACGACACGTTCGGCTTCCCGTTCGACCTCACCCTCGAGATGGCGGCCGAGCGCGGCCTGTCCGTCGACGAGGAGGGCTTCCGCCGGCTGATGACCGAGCAGCGGCAGCGCGCCAAGGACGACGCGCGGTCGAAGAAGACCGGGCACGCCGACCTGTCCGCGTTCCGCGGCATCGCCGACAGCCTGGGCCGCCAGGTCGAGTTCACCGGGTACGACGAGGTCGACTCCGACGCGAGCATCGCCGGTCTGCTGATGGACGGCGCACCAGTGACCGTCGCCCGCGAGGGCGACATGGTCGACGTCGTTCTCGACCGTTCGCCCTTCTACGCCGAGGGCGGTGGCCAGCTCGCCGACGAGGGCCTGATCGAGCTCGCCAACGGCGCGCTGATCGAGGTACACGACGTCCAGTCGCCGTTGACCGGGTTGATCGTGCACCGCGCGAAGGTCGCCCGCGGCGAGGTCGTCACCGGTGCCGCGGCGCACGCTGCCGTCGACATCGAACGCCGCCGCGCGATCTCGCGTGCGCACACCGCCACGCACATGGTGCACAAGGCTTTCCGCGAGGCCCTCGGCGAGAGCGCCGCGCAGGCCGGTTCGGAGAACGCGCCGGGGCGGTTCCGCTTCGACTTCACCTCGTCGGGTCCCGTGCCCCCGGCCGTGCTTGCCGAGGCGGAGGAACGCGTCAACGCGCTGCTGCTCGCCGACCTCGCGGTGACCGCCGAGGTGATGCCGATCGCCGAGGCGCGCTCGATGGGCGCGATGGCGCTGTTCGGCGAGAAGTACGGCACCGAGGTGCGTGTCGTCTCCGTCGGCGACTGGGCGCGCGAGCTGTGCGGTGGCACGCACGCCGGCCGTTCCGGCCAGCTCGGCGTCGTCAAGCTGCTGGGGGAGTCGTCGATCGGTTCCGGCGTACGTCGGGTCGAGGCGCTCGTCGGCGCGGACGCGTACCGCTTCCTCGCCCGCGAGCACGTGCTCGTCGCGCAGCTGTCCGAGGCACTGAAGGCGCGGCCCGAGGAGCTGCCCGACCGGGTCGCCGGCATCGTCGAGCGGCTGCGGGTCGCGGAGAAGGAGCTCGAGCGCGTCCGTGTCCAGCAGGTGCTGGCCGCGGCGGGCGAGCTCGCGGCGAACCCGATCGACGTGTTCGGCGTCGCGTACGTCGGCACGGTCGTCGAGGGTGCCGGCGGCAACGACCTGCGCAAGCTCGCGCTCGACATCCGCGGCCGGATGGCGAACGACCGCCCCGCAGTCGTGACCGTCGTCGGCACCGCGAACGACCGCCCGTCGGTCGTCATCGCGCTGAACGACCAGGCCCAGGCCTGGCGGCTGTCCGCCGGCGACCTGGTCAAGGTCGCGGCCGGCACGCTCGGCGGTAGCGGCGGCGGCAAGGCCGACGTGGCGCAGGGCGGCGGCACCGATCCGAGCAAGGCGGCCGACGCCGTCCGCGAGGTCGAGTCGGCCATCGGTGCCAAGGTGACGAGCGGCTAG